The Siniperca chuatsi isolate FFG_IHB_CAS linkage group LG9, ASM2008510v1, whole genome shotgun sequence genome includes a region encoding these proteins:
- the LOC122881467 gene encoding urokinase plasminogen activator surface receptor-like encodes MHLLTLIFGIVLLPKAYTLKCYECEPGISGTCTDSTKECPQGQHCGALRILSYAGGSKLADVNMKTCALDKQCAEGSVNFGISRTVITSKCCTSELCNTQPAPEPIKSNPSGNKCYSCDGQKCTSILKCEGGEDHCISTTVNIGGEKTTVKGCASKLICSATAQIKGVIAGEMTCCQGDLCNSASSTSTGLLLLVAPLGSLVMFS; translated from the exons ATGCATCTCCTTACGCTGATCTTTGGGATTGTGCTTCTCCCTAAAG CCTACACCCTGAAATGTTATGAGTGTGAACCAGGAATATCAGGAACCTGCACAGATTCAACAAAAGAATGCCCACAGGGTCAACACTGTGGTGCCCTAAGAATCCTTTCATATGCAG GTGGTTCAAAACTTGCTGATGTCAACATGAAAACTTGTGCTTTGGATAAACAGTGTGCTGAGGGCTCAGTCAACTTTGGAATATCCAGAACCGTAATTACCAGCAAGTGCTGCACCTCCGAGCTCTGCAACACCCAACCTGCCCCTG AACCTATTAAATCCAATCCCAGTGGTAACAAGTGCTACAGCTGCGATGGACAAAAGTGCACCTCAATTCTAAAGTGCGAGGGGGGTGAGGACCACTGCATCTCAACAACGG TGAACATAGGAGGTGAAAAGACGACCGTGAAGGGCTGTGCCTCCAAGCTGATATGCTCAGCTACGGCACAGATTAAAGGAGTCATTGCAGGAGAAATGACCTGCTGTCAGGGTGACCTCTGCAACAGCGCCAGCAGCACAAGTACTGGCCTTCTGCTCCTGGTGGCACCGCTGGGCTCTTTGGTCATGTTCTCTTAA
- the smg9 gene encoding protein SMG9, producing MSESGHSQPGMYGQGRRRRRRRGDRDTGPPGQNLSGPSRDREYQPRERRDGSEDPPGPLIQKTPIILAKPPGERAKSSQNAPVSGALVLEKPIMLMKARDDGGKPGTPPEAAAQPSGPGPSKMEKEGQRPTQPVYQIQNRGMGASASSSAVDPMVGQSKLLPPEKMKHSIKLVDDQMNWCDSAMEYLRDQTDMLVVGVIGLQGTGKSTIMSLLSANTPEEDQRGYVFRAQTQEIKERGGNQSTGIDFFITQERVIFLDTQPMLSPSILDHLINNDRKLPPEYNLPHTYVEMQSLQIAAFLFTVCHVVIVVQDWFTDLNLYRFLQTAEMLKPSTPSASHDSTGSSGNDDGAEYYPHIVFLQNKARQDDFCPKNLKNMHMVVDKLMAHSHLKYKGTLSMLDCSIYPGLGQDYLATEVNMFLLPVQENDGEDNLTKAGLGTYPLFSLLPGYRGHPAFSTMVSKLRSQILAMPRCQLSHTILTEKNWFHYAARIWDGVKKSSALSEYSRLLC from the exons ATGTCGGAGTCCGGCCACAGTCAGCCCGGGATGTACGGGCAGGGACGCAGAAGGAGGCGACGCCGGGGAGACCGAGATACTGGACCTCCGGGCCAAAATCTGTCCGGTCCCAGTCGGGATCGAGAATACCAACCGAGAGAACGAAGG gATGGGAGCGAGGATCCACCGGGCCCACTCATTCAGAAGACCCCCATCATTCTTGCAAAACCTCCTGGAGAAAGG GCCAAGTCTTCACAGAATGCACCTGTCAGTGGAGCTCTAGTCCTGGAGAAGCCCATCATGCTAATGAAAGccagggatgatggagggaagCCAGGAACCCCCCCAGAAGCGGCAGCTCAGCCCTCTGGTCCTGGGCCCTCCAAGATGGAGAAGGAAGGGCAGCGACCCACCCAGCCTGTATACCAGATCCAAAACAGAGGAATGGGTGCTTCTGCATCGAGCAGTGCTGTGGACC CCATGGTTGGCCAGTCTAAACTCCTCCCTCCAGAGAAGATGAAGCACAGCATTAAGCTAGTGGATGATCAGATGAATTGGTGTGACAGTGCCATGGAG TATCTGAGGGACCAAACCGATATGTTGGTGGTGGGAGTCATTGGCCTGCAGGGAACTGGGAAATCTACGATCATGTCACTGTTATCCGCCAACACTCCTGAGGAAGATCAAAG GGGTTATGTATTCAGAGCCCAGACTCAAGAAATcaaggaaagaggaggaaaccAGAGCACAGGCATTGATTTCTTCATCACACAGGAGAGAGTCATCTTCTTGGACACACAA CCAATGCTCAGCCCATCTATTCTTGACCACCTCATCAACAACGATCGGAAGCTGCCTCCAGAGTACAACCTCCCTCACACATATGTTGAGATGCAG TCTCTTCAGATTGCTGCCTTCCTGTTTACAGTGTGCCATGTGGTCATTGTGGTTCAAGACTGGTTCACTGACTTAAACCTCTACAG GTTTCTTCAGACTGCTGAGATGTTGAAACCTTCCACTCCGTCTGCAAGCCATGACAGCACTGGCTCTTCAGGCAATGACGATGGAGCCGAGTACTATCCTCATATAG TGTTCCTCCAGAATAAGGCCAGACAGGATGATTTCTGCCCAAAGAATCTGAAGAACATGCATATGGTGGTGGACAAATTAATGGCCCACTCTCATCTCAAATACAAAG gtaCATTGTCCATGCTTGACTGCAGTATCTACCCTGGTTTGGGGCAAGACTACCTGGCAACTGAAGTCAACATGTTCCTCCTTCCTGTGCAGGAGAATGATGGGGAGGATAATCTGACTAAAGCAG GGTTGGGAACATACCCGCTCTTCTCCCTGCTGCCGGGGTACAGAGGACATCCTGCCTTCTCCACAATGGTTTCAAAACTCCGCAGCCAAATACTGGCCATGCCCCGCTGTCAGCTGTCACACACCATCCTCACTGAGAAGAATTG GTTTCACTACGCAGCTCGTATCTGGGATGGGGTGAAAAAGTCCTCGGCCCTCTCTGAATACAGCCGCCTGCTCTGCTAA
- the si:dkey-79d12.4 gene encoding zinc finger protein 271 — MSEDSSSDDEWCVSAKRQVDDAHAEAKCWECGKKFSKITSLMSHYKSHNIKATCHICKVTFRRLTSLSTHLDNAHSPPLCKCRQSFSNVWELNKHAETHCMDSAPFQEAPALISAVIHQSQNSDNFSNEVTAQQSTKSVLHESVSELRPQQRIEMKPERPETSENSVEYIVGEDDNDIDMESDCEKADDSTSSESDDEDKTRSKLADLCPVDPESDGGSNSSSTDYSSDSSNSPHSKNTPAAIPSANSSICAACGRGPFRSMKLHLLHCSGIRVKYQCPLCKELFVTETSLNEHYMPLYSCDVCGQVFSHENLYHHHQCPKGSKSPLVLFCSESMPRACNICKSFFTSDKTLLNHVTTVHMSVVSTKVCIITNPSVLTDKKVSPGVRGTIAQSANQVINGKLHVGQTYAESLSTVVKSSPSSLSTSFSSHPGKLPAPICLTSAAAPVRSGKDGALGQPANQPLSSLSAHLFVPPGATDTTPATAASDPVSAPMPTIMAMFENDSQDMALMKRMNTGWRSKAPYPCRQCGAILRQPSLIISHRYLHRGRRSHQCQCGRAFKHRLHLLRHCVQHAETISYICVSCGETFTGAKLLAEHMRGKSQKKSRSGRTCKWKVKRKCRMPFTCDCGQHFFRPSAYIWHQLKNRTKTKLLKKPLK, encoded by the coding sequence ATGTCTGAAGACTCGAGCAGCGATGATGAATGGTGTGTATCCGCAAAAAGGCAAGTGGATGACGCACACGCAGAGGCGAAATGTTGGGAATGTGGCAAAAAATTCAGCAAGATAACAAGCTTGATGTCGCACTACAAAAGCCACAACATCAAAGCCACCTGCCACATCTGCAAGGTTACTTTCCGACGCCTGACATCTCTCTCCACACACCTGGATAATGCACACTCGCCACCCCTCTGCAAGTGCCGTCAGTCTTTCAGTAATGTGTGGGAGTTGAACAAGCATGCAGAGACACATTGCATGGACTCAGCGCCATTTCAGGAAGCTCCCGCTTTGATTTCTGCAGTCATACATCAGAGTCAGAACAGTGACAACTTTTCTAATGAGGTGACTGCACAGCAAAGCACAAAGTCAGTACTGCATGAGTCAGTGTCAGAGTTGAGACCCCAACAAAGAATTGAGATGAAGCCTGAGAGACCTGAGACATCTGAAAACAGTGTAGAGTATATAGTGGGGGAAGATGATAATGATATTGACATGGAAAGTGATTGTGAGAAGGCAGATGATTCAACAAGCTCTGAATCTGATGATGAAGATAAGACGCGCTCTAAACTTGCAGACTTGTGTCCCGTTGATCCAGAATCAGATGGAGGCTCGAACTCAAGTTCAACTGATTATTCCAGTGACTCTTCCAATAGTCCGCACTCCAAAAACACACCTGCAGCCATTCCTAGCGCTAATAGTTCAATATGTGCTGCGTGTGGTAGAGGGCCGTTTAGGTCAATGAAGCTCCATTTGCTGCACTGTAGTGGAATAAGGGTGAAATATCAGTGTCCGCTGTGCAAGGAGCTCTTTGTAACTGAGACGTCTCTTAATGAACACTACATGCCTTTGTATTCCTGTGATGTCTGTGGCCAAGTTTTCTCTCACGAGAACTTGTACCATCACCACCAGTGTCCCAAGGGCAGCAAATCACCTTTGGTCCTCTTCTGTTCCGAGTCAATGCCACGGGCATGTAACATATGCAAATCCTTTTTCACCTCTGATAAAACTTTGTTAAACCATGTCACCACAGTTCACATGTCAGTGGTCAGCACCAAGGTATGCATCATTACCAATCCATCAGTGTTGACAGACAAAAAGGTTTCACCGGGTGTCCGTGGCACAATAGCCCAGTCAGCCAACCAGGTCATTAATGGAAAGCTCCATGTTGGCCAAACCTACGCAGAGTCACTGTCCACAGTTGTGAAATCTAGCCCTTCCTCTCTCTCgacctccttctcctcccaccCAGGTAAACTACCTGCTCCGATATGCTTGACGTCTGCTGCTGCACCTGTCAGATCGGGGAAAGACGGTGCCCTAGGTCAGCCAGCCAACCAGCCTTTAAGCAGTCTTTCTGCACATTTATTTGTCCCTCCTGGTGCCACTGACACAACTCCAGCCACTGCGGCCTCTGACCCTGTCTCCGCGCCAATGCCCACTATTATGGCCATGTTTGAGAATGACAGCCAGGACATGGCTTTGATGAAACGTATGAACACCGGCTGGCGCTCCAAAGCCCCTTACCCCTGCAGGCAGTGCGGTGCCATCTTGCGGCAGCCCTCCCTCATCATCAGCCACCGCTACCTCCACCGAGGCCGCCGCTCACACCAGTGCCAGTGCGGCCGAGCTTTTAAGCACCGGCTACACCTCCTGCGACATTGTGTTCAGCATGCGGAGACCATAAGCTACATCTGTGTCAGCTGTGGGGAGACTTTCACGGGAGCAAAGCTCTTAGCCGAGCACATGAGGGGCAAGTCACAGAAAAAATCCCGTTCTGGACGTACATGCAAATGGAAAGTTAAAAGAAAGTGCAGAATGCCCTTTACGTGTGACTGTGGACAACACTTTTTTAGGCCTTCAGCTTACATATGGCACCAACttaaaaacaggacaaaaactaAACTATTGAAGAAGCCCTTGAAATGA